TTCGACGACCTCCGCGCCACCGGACAGGTTCATGAAGTCGGTTATCGAGTGGGCGTCCGGCCCGTCCTCGGGACCGAAGGCGTCGTAGGGGCCGCGGTACTCCTGCTGGATGAGGTTCTCCTCCTCGATGTCGATACCCAGATTCGCGAGGTCGCGGGCGACTCGCGAGAGGTCGGCCATGTCCTCGCCGACTGCGGCGACGTGGAGGTTGCCCCGGCCAGTCATGAGTTCGCGGACGTCGGTCACGCCGGGGATGTCCGCGACCTGTTTCGCGATGCGCTCGCGGTCGGGCACGTCGGTCGTACAGATAAACAGGTTCGTCAGCCGTCGCTCCGCGCGCTCGTAGTCGATTCGGGCGTGGTATCCCTCTATGATGCCCTTCTCTTCGAGTTGCCTGATGCGGTTTCTGATGGTTCCCGCCGAGACGTTGACCTCCTCGGCGATGTCCGGGGCGGAGATGCCCCGCGCATCCCGAGCGAGGTGATAAAGAATACGCTTGTCTATTTCGTCCAAGCGAACGCTCATACCTAAGATGCGGTGATGGGATGATAAACCGCTTCCGGCTTTCGTAGCCTCATCAATCCTTCTCTCGGCC
Above is a window of Halorussus limi DNA encoding:
- a CDS encoding winged helix-turn-helix transcriptional regulator, whose translation is MSVRLDEIDKRILYHLARDARGISAPDIAEEVNVSAGTIRNRIRQLEEKGIIEGYHARIDYERAERRLTNLFICTTDVPDRERIAKQVADIPGVTDVRELMTGRGNLHVAAVGEDMADLSRVARDLANLGIDIEEENLIQQEYRGPYDAFGPEDGPDAHSITDFMNLSGGAEVVELVVSSSAQIADLTLQEANKRGIIDSEALIISIERDEAMLTPKGDTHLRPDDVVTLFSRNGIDEETISAFGDR